A window from Dioscorea cayenensis subsp. rotundata cultivar TDr96_F1 chromosome 10, TDr96_F1_v2_PseudoChromosome.rev07_lg8_w22 25.fasta, whole genome shotgun sequence encodes these proteins:
- the LOC120270150 gene encoding pachytene checkpoint protein 2 homolog codes for MSSPMEVSLQNPSESIQVCEPEGAPDSSPSLIPAPDDKVLVSVEVCLNSSSTARVEDVRIAVERMLEKRSLSYAEGPVILPADEAFLLDNVKYIQICSTDESVDNHKVLLFWQVIPVVHVFQLSEEGPGEELSGDDMLSSFNEWVLPSREFDGMWESLIYETGLKQRLLRYAASALLFTERGVDPCLVSWNRIILLHGPPGTGKTSLCKALAQKLSIRFKSRYSMCQLVEVNAHSLFSKWFSESGKLVAKLFQKIQEMVEEENDLVFVLIDEVESLAAARQAALSGSEPSDSIRVVNALLTQMDRLKSWPNVIILTTSNITAAIDIAFVDRADIKAYVGPPTLQARYEILRSCLQELLRAGILAHTPANDHPFLNLFILKRKAAHLKARNRRIMPFLQTTASSCRSKRGIKWKNFEKAAFLSSCKCCKPLQL; via the exons ATGAGCTCACCCATGGAGGTCTCTCTCCAAAACCCCTCCGAATCCATTCAGGTTTGCGAGCCGGAGGGTGCCCCAGACTCCTCGCCTTCTCTGATCCCTGCTCCTGATGACAAGGTTTTGGTTTCAG TTGAGGTCTGCTTGAACTCTTCTAGTACAGCTCGAGTTGAGGATGTCCGCATCGCTGTTGAAag AATGCTGGAAAAGAGGAGTTTAAGCTATGCTGAGGGTCCTGTTATATTGCCTGCAGATGAAGCTTTCCTTCTTGATAATGTCAAATATATCCAAATTTGCAGTACAG ATGAGTCTGTTGACAATCATAAAGTTCTGTTATTCTGGCAAGTCATACCTGTTGTGCATGTGTTTCAG cttAGTGAAGAGGGTCCTGGTGAAGAATTAAGTGGAGATGATATGCTTTCTAGCTTTAATGAGTGGGTTTTACCTTCTAGAGAGTTTGATGGAATGTGGGAGAG TTTAATTTATGAAACTGGTCTCAAACAGCGATTGCTGCGGTATGCTGCTAGTGCTCTTTTGTTTACTGAGCGAGGTGTAGACCCTTGCCTTGTTTCCTGGAATCG GATCATCCTTTTGCATGGACCTCCTGGAACCGGGAAGACTTCTTTATGTAAAGCATTGGCTCAGAAGCTTTCTATACGTTTTAAGTCAAG ATATTCCATGTGCCAATTGGTGGAGGTTAATGCCCATTCCTTGTTCAGCAAATGGTTTTCTGAAAGTGGGAAATTG GTTGCTAAACTTTTCCAAAAAATTCAGGAGATGGTAGAGGAAGAAAATGACCTTGTCTTTGTTTTaattg ATGAAGTCGAGAGCCTTGCTGCTGCTAGACAGGCTGCCTTGTCTGGTTCAGAACCTTCAGACTCAATTCGG GTTGTTAATGCTTTGCTTACTCAGATGGACAGACTAAAATCATGGCCAAATGTTATTATTCTCACAACATCAAATATAACTGCAGCAATAG ATATTGCTTTTGTTGACCGGGCAGATATCAAGGCTTATGTTGGCCCTCCCACCCTTCAAGCACGATATGAGATACTAAGGTCATGCCTGCAGGAACTTTTACGTGCTGGAATTCTAGCACACACACCG GCGAACGATCATCCATTTCTAAACCTATTCATCCTTAAAAGAAAAGCTGCACATCTCAAAGCAAGAAACAGAAGGATCATGCCATTTCTCCAGACTACTGCTTCAAGCTGCAGAAGCAAGCGAG GGATTAAGTGGAAGAACTTTGAGAAAGCTGCCTTTCTTAGCTCATGCAAATGTTGCAAACCCTTACAATTGTGA